One Gopherus flavomarginatus isolate rGopFla2 chromosome 13, rGopFla2.mat.asm, whole genome shotgun sequence DNA window includes the following coding sequences:
- the TREH gene encoding trehalase isoform X2, which produces MGTSGLDEQIKDDVRTRPMFYSQIYVPHPVVVPGGRFIEYYYWDSYWVIEGLLLSEMAATAKGMIQNLLYLVERYGHIPNGGRVYYLCRSQPPFLTLMMDAYLAHANDTEFLRENIHLLEVEYEFWQRNRSVSITVGDRNHTLNYYNVQIGEPRPESYSKDWELASDLNEDARQELWAELKSAAESGWDFSSRWFLSWPPPLPATLKDTKASAVVPVDLNAFLCKTEHLLASFYRILGNTTKAAQFQVALERRLEAVQAVFWNEAAGVWLDFNLLKKQPNPAFYPSNLAPLWTDCFSDQAAAERAVRYLEGSTVLSYKNGLPTSLFRTGEQWDLPNAWPPLQHMVIAGLAKSSSLRAKEIAFDLAQNWVRTNFALYKKYQAMFEKYNVDGDGKPGTGGEYQVQEGFGWTNGVVLQLLDLYGDRLTSGSPSTLFRAWIVAACLFLLDLKW; this is translated from the exons ATGGGAACCTCAGGACTGGATGAGCAG ATCAAAGATGACGTTAGGACTCGCCCGATGTTTTACTCTCAGATTTATGTGCCGCACCCTGTGGTAGTGCCCGGTGGCAGGTTCATTGAATATTACTACTG GGATTCCTACTGGGTGATTGAAGGGCTGCTCCTCTCTGAAATGGCAGCCACAGCCAAGGGGATGATACAGAACTTACTGTACCTGGTGGAAAG GTATGGGCACATCCCGAATGGAGGGCGAGTCTATTACCTATGCCGGAGCCAGCCACCTTTCCTCACTCTGATGATGGATGCCTACCTGGCCCATGCCAATGACACAGAGTTTCTCAG GGAGAATATCCATCTGCTGGAGGTAGAGTACGAGTTCTGGCAGAGGAATCGCTCTGTGAGCATCACAGTTGGGGACAGGAATCATACTCTGAACTACTACAATGTCCAGATCGGGGAGCCCAG ACCAGAGTCCTACAGTAAAGACTGGGAGTTGGCAAGTGACTTAAATGAAG ATGccaggcaggagctctgggcagaGCTAAAATCAGCAGCAGAGTCAGGCTGGGACTTTTCCTCTCGCTGGTTCCTCTCCtggcctcccccactccctgcgaCACTGAAGGATACCAAAGCCAGCGCTGTAGTGCCAGTGGATCTGAATGCCTTTCTGTGCAAGACCGAGCACCTGCTGGCTTCATTCTACAGGATACTGG gaaacACCACCAAGGCTGCCCAGTTCCAGGTTGCTCTGGAGCGCAGGCTCGAGGCTGTCCAAGCTGTCTTCTGGAATGAGGCTGCTGGAGTCTGGCTGGACTTCAACCTCCTGAAGAAGCAGCCAAACCCAGCCTTCTACCCCTCCAACCTGGCACCCCTGTGGACTGACTGCTTCTCAGACCAGGCTGCAGCTGAGAGGGCAGTGCGGTACTTAGAG GGGAGCACAGTCCTGTCCTACAAGAACGGGCTCCCTACCTCACTGTTCAGGACTGGGGAGCAGTGGGACCTGCCCAATGCCTGGCCTCCACTGCAGCATATGGTGATTGCAG GTTTGGCCAAGTCCAGCTCCTTGAGAGCCAAAGAAATTGCCTTTGATCTGGCCCAGAACTGGGTCAGAACCAACTTTGCCTTATATAAGAAGTACCAGGCCATGTTCGAGAAG TACAACGTGGACGGAGATGGGAAGCCAGGGACAGGAGGAGAGTACCAAGTCCAG GAGGGATTTGGCTGGACCAATGGTGTAGTCCTGCAGCTCTTGGATCTCTATGGCGACCGCCTGACTTCTGGCTCCCCCTCTACCCTCTTCAGGGCTTGGATTGTTGCTGCTTGCCTCTTCCTCCTTGACCTGAAATGGTAG
- the TREH gene encoding trehalase isoform X1 has protein sequence MEQCTYYAVHIYCTGDLLKQVQLAKLFSDDKHFVDMPLQESPELVLKKFQQLVNVTPGGILSKEQLQQFVSSSFSDPGQEFELWEPQDWMSSPQILAKISDQKLQAWASDLNAKWKSLGRKIKDDVRTRPMFYSQIYVPHPVVVPGGRFIEYYYWDSYWVIEGLLLSEMAATAKGMIQNLLYLVERYGHIPNGGRVYYLCRSQPPFLTLMMDAYLAHANDTEFLRENIHLLEVEYEFWQRNRSVSITVGDRNHTLNYYNVQIGEPRPESYSKDWELASDLNEDARQELWAELKSAAESGWDFSSRWFLSWPPPLPATLKDTKASAVVPVDLNAFLCKTEHLLASFYRILGNTTKAAQFQVALERRLEAVQAVFWNEAAGVWLDFNLLKKQPNPAFYPSNLAPLWTDCFSDQAAAERAVRYLEGSTVLSYKNGLPTSLFRTGEQWDLPNAWPPLQHMVIAGLAKSSSLRAKEIAFDLAQNWVRTNFALYKKYQAMFEKYNVDGDGKPGTGGEYQVQEGFGWTNGVVLQLLDLYGDRLTSGSPSTLFRAWIVAACLFLLDLKW, from the exons ccACATTTACTGCACTGGGGACCTCCTGAAGCAGGTCCAGCTGGCCAAGCTCTTCTCTGATGACAAACACTTTGTTGACATGCCATTGCAGGAGTCTCCAG AACTAGTTCTGAAGAAGTTCCAGCAACTAGTGAATGTGACTCCAGGGGGGATATTGTCCAAAGAGCAGCTGCAACAGTTTGTGAGCTCATCCTTCAGTGACCCTGGACAAGAGTTTGAGCTATGGGAACCTCAGGACTGGATGAGCAG CCCCCAGATTTTAGCCAAGATTTCTGACCAAAAACTCCAGGCATGGGCATCGGATTTGAATGCCAAGTGGAAATCCCTAGGGAGAAAG ATCAAAGATGACGTTAGGACTCGCCCGATGTTTTACTCTCAGATTTATGTGCCGCACCCTGTGGTAGTGCCCGGTGGCAGGTTCATTGAATATTACTACTG GGATTCCTACTGGGTGATTGAAGGGCTGCTCCTCTCTGAAATGGCAGCCACAGCCAAGGGGATGATACAGAACTTACTGTACCTGGTGGAAAG GTATGGGCACATCCCGAATGGAGGGCGAGTCTATTACCTATGCCGGAGCCAGCCACCTTTCCTCACTCTGATGATGGATGCCTACCTGGCCCATGCCAATGACACAGAGTTTCTCAG GGAGAATATCCATCTGCTGGAGGTAGAGTACGAGTTCTGGCAGAGGAATCGCTCTGTGAGCATCACAGTTGGGGACAGGAATCATACTCTGAACTACTACAATGTCCAGATCGGGGAGCCCAG ACCAGAGTCCTACAGTAAAGACTGGGAGTTGGCAAGTGACTTAAATGAAG ATGccaggcaggagctctgggcagaGCTAAAATCAGCAGCAGAGTCAGGCTGGGACTTTTCCTCTCGCTGGTTCCTCTCCtggcctcccccactccctgcgaCACTGAAGGATACCAAAGCCAGCGCTGTAGTGCCAGTGGATCTGAATGCCTTTCTGTGCAAGACCGAGCACCTGCTGGCTTCATTCTACAGGATACTGG gaaacACCACCAAGGCTGCCCAGTTCCAGGTTGCTCTGGAGCGCAGGCTCGAGGCTGTCCAAGCTGTCTTCTGGAATGAGGCTGCTGGAGTCTGGCTGGACTTCAACCTCCTGAAGAAGCAGCCAAACCCAGCCTTCTACCCCTCCAACCTGGCACCCCTGTGGACTGACTGCTTCTCAGACCAGGCTGCAGCTGAGAGGGCAGTGCGGTACTTAGAG GGGAGCACAGTCCTGTCCTACAAGAACGGGCTCCCTACCTCACTGTTCAGGACTGGGGAGCAGTGGGACCTGCCCAATGCCTGGCCTCCACTGCAGCATATGGTGATTGCAG GTTTGGCCAAGTCCAGCTCCTTGAGAGCCAAAGAAATTGCCTTTGATCTGGCCCAGAACTGGGTCAGAACCAACTTTGCCTTATATAAGAAGTACCAGGCCATGTTCGAGAAG TACAACGTGGACGGAGATGGGAAGCCAGGGACAGGAGGAGAGTACCAAGTCCAG GAGGGATTTGGCTGGACCAATGGTGTAGTCCTGCAGCTCTTGGATCTCTATGGCGACCGCCTGACTTCTGGCTCCCCCTCTACCCTCTTCAGGGCTTGGATTGTTGCTGCTTGCCTCTTCCTCCTTGACCTGAAATGGTAG